The following are encoded together in the Lathyrus oleraceus cultivar Zhongwan6 chromosome 3, CAAS_Psat_ZW6_1.0, whole genome shotgun sequence genome:
- the LOC127131785 gene encoding photosystem II protein D1: PVAAATAVFLIYLIGQGSFSDGMPLGISGTFNFMIVFQAEDNILMHPFHTLGVTGVFGGSLFSVMHGSLVTSSLIRETTENESANEGYRFGQEEETYNIVATHGYFGRLIFQYASFNNFRSLHFFLPAWPVVGIWFTALGINIMAFNLNVFNFNQSVIDSQGRVINTWADIINRANSMEVMHERNAHNFPRDLVAVEAPSING, from the coding sequence CCCGTTGCAGCTGCCACTGCAGTTTTCTTAATCTACCTAATTGGTCAAGGAAGCTTTTCAGATGGTATGCCTCTAGGAATCTCTGGTACTTTCAACTTTATGATTGTATTTCAGGCTGAGGATAATATTCTTATGCACCCATTTCACACGTTAGGTGTAACTGGTGTATTCGGAGGCTCCCTATTCAGTGTTATGCATGGTTCCTTGGTAACTTCTAGTTTGATCAGGGAAACCACAGAAAATGAATCTGCTAATGAAGGTTACAGATTCGGTCAAGAGGAAGAAACCTATAATATTGTAGCTACTCACGGTTATTTTGGCCGATTGATCTTCCAATATGCTAGTTTCAACAATTTTCGCTCTTTACATTTCTTTCTACCTGCTTGGCCTGTAGTAGGTATCTGGTTTACCGCGTTAGGTATCAACATTATGGCTTTCAATTTAAATGTTTTTAATTTTAACCAATCTGTAATTGATAGTCAAGGTCGTGTAATTAATACATGGGCTGATATTATTAATCGTGCTAACAGTATGGAAGTTATGCATGAACGTAATGCTCATAATTTCCCTCGAGACCTAGTTGCGGTTGAGGCTCCATCTATAAATGGATAA